In Nitrosophilus alvini, the following are encoded in one genomic region:
- a CDS encoding S41 family peptidase, translating to MKKMKILTLSFIAASVMGYGFIQTDLFAKSEESNLTTRLHSIAKFTKVVGTVEKYYVDELTIEEIINKAIAGLLSNLDAHSSYLDKKHFKELKIQTEGEFGGLGITVGIRDGALTVIAPIEGTPADKAGLKSGDIILKINDKSTLDMTLDEAVNLMRGKPGTKIKLTIVRKNEPKPIIVEITRDIIKIQSVYAKHILNEDILYLRVTSFDKKVKSDVEKFIKENEDKTKGIILDLRNNPGGLLDQAVELVDLFVDEGVIVSQKGRVKDENREYLATKPGTYKNIPIVVLVNEGSASASEIVSGSLQDHKRAIIVGEKTFGKGSVQVILPIDKEEAVKLTIARYYLPSGRTIQALGVTPDIIVHPGKIPIEENGFAIKEAELKKHLKSELEKIEEEKGTSEKLQNEEEKNKKDEKEKSEKEKDLIDEKALYEDAQLKSAVDILKALIIVKNVSKNN from the coding sequence ATGAAAAAAATGAAAATTTTAACTCTCAGTTTCATTGCTGCCTCCGTAATGGGATACGGTTTTATACAAACTGATCTTTTTGCTAAAAGCGAAGAATCAAATCTTACTACAAGGTTGCATTCGATTGCCAAATTTACTAAAGTCGTAGGTACCGTTGAAAAATATTACGTAGATGAACTTACTATTGAAGAGATCATAAATAAAGCAATAGCTGGACTTTTAAGTAATCTTGACGCCCACTCCTCCTATCTTGACAAAAAACACTTCAAAGAGCTAAAAATTCAAACGGAAGGAGAGTTCGGAGGCCTTGGTATCACTGTCGGAATAAGAGACGGTGCACTTACCGTAATAGCTCCGATAGAAGGCACTCCTGCAGATAAAGCGGGACTGAAATCAGGAGACATTATCCTAAAAATAAATGACAAATCAACTCTGGACATGACGCTCGACGAAGCGGTAAATCTCATGAGAGGAAAACCGGGAACAAAAATAAAACTGACTATTGTAAGAAAAAATGAACCAAAACCAATTATTGTTGAAATTACAAGAGATATTATAAAAATACAGTCTGTATATGCAAAACATATTCTTAATGAGGATATTCTTTACTTAAGAGTTACATCTTTTGACAAGAAAGTAAAAAGTGATGTAGAAAAATTTATAAAAGAGAACGAAGATAAAACTAAAGGGATAATATTAGATCTAAGAAACAATCCGGGCGGACTTCTAGATCAGGCAGTAGAGTTGGTAGATCTTTTTGTAGATGAAGGGGTTATTGTCTCACAAAAGGGACGTGTAAAAGATGAAAACAGAGAGTATCTCGCAACAAAACCCGGAACATACAAAAATATCCCTATCGTTGTATTGGTGAACGAAGGAAGTGCAAGTGCAAGTGAAATTGTAAGCGGCTCACTCCAGGATCATAAAAGAGCGATCATAGTCGGAGAAAAGACTTTTGGTAAAGGAAGCGTACAGGTAATACTTCCTATCGATAAAGAAGAAGCCGTAAAACTGACTATAGCAAGATACTATCTGCCAAGCGGAAGAACTATCCAGGCATTGGGCGTAACACCTGACATCATTGTACATCCGGGAAAAATTCCAATAGAAGAAAACGGATTTGCAATCAAAGAAGCAGAACTTAAAAAACATCTCAAAAGTGAACTAGAAAAGATAGAAGAAGAAAAGGGTACATCCGAAAAACTGCAAAATGAAGAAGAGAAAAACAAAAAAGATGAAAAAGAGAAGAGTGAGAAAGAAAAAGATCTTATTGATGAAAAAGCTCTTTATGAAGACGCTCAACTCAAATCTGCCGTAGATATATTAAAAGCATTGATAATAGTCAAAAACGTATCTAAAAACAATTAA
- the purC gene encoding phosphoribosylaminoimidazolesuccinocarboxamide synthase has protein sequence MEKKELLYEGKAKRIYATDDENLYIAEFKDDLTAFDAQKKGSEAGKGALNCQISSLLFELLEENGIPTHYVKRLNENEMLIKRAEMIPIEVVVRNIATGSLTRRLGIPDGKVLPFSLVEFYYKNDELHDPIINDEHALILDLARSESELEELKRLGREINVILKSFFDKRELNLVDFKVEFGRDKDGNIILGDEISPDSCKFWDKKTGEKLDKDVFRQDLGNVKVAYEEVLRRILK, from the coding sequence ATGGAAAAAAAAGAGTTATTATATGAGGGAAAAGCAAAAAGAATATATGCTACAGATGATGAAAATCTGTATATAGCCGAATTCAAAGATGATCTCACAGCTTTCGATGCACAAAAAAAAGGAAGCGAAGCCGGAAAGGGCGCACTAAATTGCCAAATCAGCAGTCTGCTTTTTGAACTGCTAGAAGAAAACGGCATACCTACACACTATGTCAAAAGATTGAACGAAAATGAGATGCTTATCAAAAGAGCAGAAATGATACCTATTGAAGTTGTCGTAAGAAATATCGCAACAGGCTCATTGACAAGAAGACTCGGAATTCCTGACGGAAAAGTTCTTCCTTTTTCACTTGTTGAGTTCTATTATAAAAACGATGAACTTCATGATCCAATTATAAATGACGAACATGCCCTTATACTTGATTTGGCAAGAAGTGAAAGTGAACTTGAAGAACTGAAAAGACTTGGACGAGAGATAAATGTCATTTTAAAATCTTTTTTTGACAAAAGAGAACTAAATCTTGTGGATTTCAAAGTAGAATTTGGTCGTGACAAAGACGGAAATATAATTTTAGGAGATGAGATAAGCCCTGACAGCTGCAAATTTTGGGATAAAAAAACAGGCGAGAAACTTGATAAAGATGTTTTCAGACAGGATCTTGGTAATGTAAAAGTTGCCTATGAAGAGGTTTTAAGAAGAATATTGAAATAA
- the purS gene encoding phosphoribosylformylglycinamidine synthase subunit PurS, producing MKAIVDIYLKQGVLDPQGKAVHHALHSLGFNEVTDVRVGKQIVLQLDESDEEKATQRVKEMCETLLANTVIEDYKIEIVK from the coding sequence ATGAAAGCTATAGTCGATATATATTTAAAACAAGGAGTTCTCGATCCTCAGGGAAAAGCGGTTCATCATGCATTACACTCTCTCGGATTTAATGAGGTAACTGATGTGAGGGTCGGCAAACAGATAGTTTTGCAGCTTGACGAAAGCGATGAAGAGAAAGCTACCCAAAGAGTAAAAGAGATGTGTGAGACACTGCTTGCAAATACCGTAATAGAAGACTATAAGATAGAGATTGTAAAATGA